A section of the Rummeliibacillus pycnus genome encodes:
- the cobA gene encoding uroporphyrinogen-III C-methyltransferase, producing the protein MTPGKVYLVGAGPGDPKLITVYGLECIQKADVIAYDRLVNPSLLVHAKGDAELIFCGKSPGKHHFIQEQIHELLVEKALEGKVVTRLKGGDPCVFGRGAEEAEVLVEHGIEYEIVPGITAGIAAPAYAGIPVTHREFASSFAIVTGHGREEKGQDHLNWYALANGIDTIAFYMSVGNLAYISKKLIENGKRATTPVAVIEWGTTEHQRTITGTLETIHDLVIQEKFHNPSMVLVGEVVQLRDKIQWFENQTVLI; encoded by the coding sequence ATGACTCCAGGAAAAGTCTATTTAGTAGGTGCAGGCCCAGGTGATCCAAAATTAATAACGGTATATGGCCTAGAATGCATTCAAAAAGCAGATGTCATTGCATATGATCGTCTCGTAAATCCATCTCTTTTGGTACATGCAAAGGGAGATGCAGAACTTATTTTTTGCGGTAAATCCCCAGGTAAACATCATTTCATACAGGAGCAAATTCATGAATTATTAGTAGAAAAGGCACTTGAAGGTAAAGTTGTTACACGCCTAAAAGGTGGCGATCCATGCGTTTTTGGCCGTGGTGCAGAGGAAGCAGAAGTACTTGTTGAACATGGCATTGAATATGAAATTGTTCCAGGAATTACAGCAGGAATCGCAGCACCAGCCTATGCAGGAATTCCTGTTACGCATAGAGAGTTTGCTTCAAGTTTTGCGATTGTGACTGGTCATGGGCGAGAAGAAAAAGGACAAGATCACTTAAACTGGTATGCATTAGCTAATGGTATTGATACCATCGCATTTTATATGAGTGTTGGAAATCTTGCGTATATTAGCAAAAAGCTTATTGAAAATGGTAAACGTGCGACTACCCCTGTAGCGGTAATTGAATGGGGAACAACAGAACATCAACGTACAATAACAGGTACATTAGAAACCATTCATGATTTAGTAATCCAAGAAAAATTTCATAACCCATCGATGGTATTAGTGGGGGAAGTTGTTCAACTAAGAGATAAAATTCAATGGTTTGAAAATCAAACTGTTTTGATTTGA
- a CDS encoding solute symporter family protein: protein MSTIGIIFFVSIVGLTLVVTYIASKRTNSASEFYTAGGGLTGWQNGIAIAGDYLSAASFLGIAGAIALFGFDGFFYSIGYLVAYLVVLYIVAEPLRNLGRYTLADMITSRFDQKKVRGTAAVSTIVIVLFYMIAQLVGAGALIQLLLGIPYWVAVLIVGIMMTIYVLWGGMAATSWVQIIKAVLLMIGTVIISFLVLLKFNFNILEMFSSVKTATPHGEAYLNAGVKYTNGLDTLSMMIALVLGTAGLPHILMRFFTVKDAKTARSSVVTATWIVGIFYILTIFLGFGAAKFVGAEKIVAANAAGNMAAPLLADALGGDLLMSFVCAVAFATILAVVAGLVLSGASAFAHDIYGQIIKKGNITEKQQMKAARFASLGVAVFSIILALGAQTLNVAFLVSLAFCIAASANLPVIIYTIYYKKFNTTGAVAAMVTGLVTALILVIVSPNIWNPEGTAILTGKALFPLTNPAIVSVPLGFLAGWIGSLVGQKADAKKYAEVEVKANTGLKPNL, encoded by the coding sequence ATGAGTACAATTGGAATTATTTTTTTCGTATCGATCGTAGGTTTAACTTTAGTTGTAACTTACATTGCCTCAAAACGTACTAATTCTGCAAGTGAGTTCTATACTGCAGGTGGCGGACTTACTGGATGGCAAAACGGTATTGCAATTGCAGGTGATTACCTATCTGCAGCATCATTTTTAGGTATTGCAGGTGCTATTGCATTATTTGGATTTGACGGTTTCTTCTATAGTATTGGTTATTTAGTTGCTTACTTAGTAGTTTTATATATTGTGGCTGAACCATTACGTAATCTAGGTCGTTACACGCTAGCAGATATGATTACTTCTCGTTTTGATCAAAAGAAAGTACGTGGTACTGCAGCAGTTAGTACAATTGTTATTGTATTATTTTATATGATTGCACAATTAGTTGGTGCAGGCGCACTTATTCAATTATTATTAGGTATTCCTTATTGGGTAGCTGTTTTAATCGTTGGGATCATGATGACTATTTACGTTCTTTGGGGTGGTATGGCTGCAACAAGTTGGGTTCAAATTATTAAAGCGGTCTTATTGATGATTGGTACTGTTATTATTTCATTCCTTGTATTATTAAAATTCAATTTCAACATTCTTGAAATGTTCTCGTCTGTTAAAACTGCAACCCCTCATGGTGAAGCTTATTTGAATGCAGGCGTCAAGTATACAAATGGTTTAGATACTTTATCAATGATGATTGCATTAGTATTAGGTACTGCTGGTCTTCCTCACATCTTAATGCGTTTCTTCACTGTTAAAGATGCTAAAACTGCTCGTAGCTCAGTAGTTACGGCTACATGGATTGTAGGTATCTTCTATATCTTAACAATTTTCTTAGGATTTGGTGCAGCAAAATTTGTTGGTGCTGAAAAAATTGTTGCAGCAAACGCTGCTGGTAACATGGCTGCACCTCTACTTGCTGATGCTTTAGGCGGAGATTTATTAATGTCATTCGTTTGTGCGGTTGCGTTTGCAACAATTCTTGCGGTAGTAGCAGGTCTTGTATTATCAGGAGCTTCAGCATTTGCACATGATATCTATGGACAAATTATTAAAAAAGGTAATATCACTGAAAAACAACAAATGAAAGCAGCCCGCTTTGCATCACTTGGTGTAGCAGTATTCTCTATCATCTTAGCACTAGGAGCTCAAACTTTAAACGTAGCATTCTTAGTTTCTCTAGCATTCTGTATTGCTGCAAGTGCAAACTTACCAGTAATTATTTACACAATTTACTATAAAAAATTCAATACGACTGGTGCAGTAGCTGCAATGGTAACTGGTTTAGTCACTGCTTTAATACTTGTAATTGTAAGTCCAAACATTTGGAATCCAGAAGGAACAGCTATTCTAACAGGTAAAGCATTATTCCCACTTACTAATCCGGCGATTGTTTCAGTACCACTTGGGTTCTTAGCTGGTTGGATTGGTTCATTAGTAGGTCAAAAAGCTGATGCGAAAAAATATGCTGAAGTTGAAGTTAAAGCAAATACAGGTTTAAAACCTAACTTATAA
- a CDS encoding cobyric acid synthase yields the protein MTAKAIMIQGTASDVGKSMICTAFCRIFSDDGLKVVPFKSQNMALNSFVTMDGGEIGRAQGVQAEAARVIATTDMNPILLKPKQDMVSEVIVHGKHFMDMGAMSYRNNFVQQAMPIVQKSIHKLQDEFEVIVLEGAGSPAEINLKDRDIANMRMAHATDAAVLLVADIDRGGMFASIIGTLALLNDSERARVKGIIINKFRGMRELLDDGIEWLEKETGIPVIGVIPYIDINIEAEDSLALSSLRFKKPKQGEFSIDVAMICLPRISNFTDVDPFFDEPEVGVRLVRNVKELGNPDLLIIPGTKNTIEDLQWLKDEGFEQVIQTLVDKGTRIFGICGGFQILGRSLQDPDAVEGDGRSAEGLSLLPVTTTFNKEKKTVQMTGQIMTNMFDSISLTGYEIHLGKTVIEDDSCSPFLELSDGRYDGAIALNGQVIGTYVHGIFNNREFTRKIVNALRVKKGLTPIDQKVKTDTERREAAYQLLADHVRQNIDMKKVYKMLQTPIQSI from the coding sequence ATGACAGCTAAAGCAATTATGATTCAAGGTACTGCTTCAGATGTTGGAAAAAGTATGATCTGTACTGCATTTTGCCGCATTTTTTCAGATGATGGGTTGAAAGTTGTCCCTTTTAAATCACAAAATATGGCATTGAACTCTTTTGTTACGATGGATGGCGGAGAAATTGGCAGAGCTCAAGGTGTACAAGCTGAAGCTGCTAGAGTCATCGCGACTACAGATATGAATCCCATTTTACTGAAACCAAAACAAGATATGGTCTCAGAAGTTATTGTACATGGTAAACACTTTATGGACATGGGGGCAATGAGCTATCGTAATAATTTTGTACAACAAGCGATGCCTATAGTACAAAAATCAATACATAAACTCCAAGATGAATTTGAAGTGATCGTATTAGAAGGTGCTGGAAGTCCTGCAGAGATTAATCTAAAAGATCGCGATATTGCCAATATGCGGATGGCTCACGCTACCGATGCGGCTGTTCTATTAGTTGCCGATATTGACCGAGGTGGAATGTTTGCCTCAATTATTGGTACATTAGCACTCCTTAATGATTCAGAAAGAGCTAGAGTGAAAGGAATCATTATTAATAAGTTTCGAGGGATGCGTGAGCTGTTAGATGATGGGATAGAATGGCTTGAAAAAGAAACAGGGATTCCTGTTATTGGCGTCATTCCATATATAGATATTAATATTGAAGCTGAAGATTCATTGGCTTTATCATCACTACGATTTAAAAAACCAAAACAAGGTGAGTTTTCAATTGATGTTGCGATGATTTGCTTACCTCGTATTTCAAATTTTACAGATGTAGATCCTTTTTTTGATGAACCAGAAGTAGGAGTGCGTCTTGTTCGTAATGTAAAAGAACTTGGCAATCCTGATTTACTCATTATACCTGGAACAAAAAATACCATTGAGGATTTACAATGGTTAAAGGATGAAGGATTTGAACAAGTCATTCAAACACTTGTAGATAAAGGAACGCGTATTTTCGGAATTTGCGGAGGGTTTCAAATCCTAGGTCGTTCCCTTCAGGATCCTGATGCTGTTGAAGGTGATGGAAGAAGCGCAGAAGGACTTTCACTATTACCTGTAACAACTACTTTTAATAAAGAGAAGAAAACGGTTCAAATGACAGGTCAAATAATGACAAATATGTTTGATTCCATATCATTAACTGGTTATGAAATTCATTTAGGTAAAACAGTAATAGAAGACGATAGTTGTTCGCCATTTTTGGAATTATCTGATGGTCGTTATGATGGTGCAATTGCATTGAATGGACAAGTGATTGGAACGTATGTTCATGGGATATTTAATAATCGAGAATTTACACGAAAAATAGTGAACGCGCTGAGAGTTAAAAAGGGCCTTACACCAATTGATCAGAAAGTAAAGACTGATACAGAAAGAAGAGAGGCAGCCTATCAATTATTAGCTGATCATGTGAGACAAAATATTGATATGAAAAAAGTGTATAAGATGCTTCAGACGCCTATTCAATCAATTTAG
- the pdxR gene encoding MocR-like pyridoxine biosynthesis transcription factor PdxR encodes MEVFLNAEDKIPKYIQLYEQLKEKIISHDLVAGEKLPSIRYLAQELNLSKHTIDASYQQLIAEGYIKSVPRSGLYVLPIEEFSISKENGNTTAICSTDINNTIDFHYGSIDLEKFPLSTWGKCIKLAMEEELAILQYGVPQGDFLLRGEIRKYVAQSRGITCSEKQIFICNGTQQAVSFIVQLLNLMKQPVYFENPGYNEVRNILEKWQCDILPVPIESDGINLNTIYNGQAKVAYVTPSHQFPLGMILPIQKRLDLLKWAKNQNTYIIEDDYNSEFRYTGKPIPSLKSLDKLDKVIYLGTFSKSLLPAVRCCYMILPDSLIENAQKMIHQQTQNCSPILQRAIAIFMRDGYFQKHVRRMKTTYQKKQQTLVQAIKEQFKDEVEIIGQQGGLHILLKFKHADVDQLIERAKIAGVKIYSPKKHWIDSDEMSYLMLGFGGLPNEEILKGIMIIGSCFDKMNS; translated from the coding sequence ATGGAAGTGTTTTTGAATGCGGAAGATAAAATACCAAAATACATACAATTATATGAGCAACTAAAAGAAAAAATTATTTCTCATGACTTAGTTGCTGGAGAAAAACTTCCATCAATCCGTTATTTGGCACAGGAACTAAATTTAAGTAAGCATACAATTGATGCTTCCTATCAACAATTAATTGCAGAAGGTTATATAAAAAGTGTGCCTCGTAGTGGATTATATGTATTGCCCATTGAAGAATTTTCAATCTCTAAAGAAAACGGGAACACTACAGCCATTTGTTCAACCGACATAAATAATACGATTGATTTCCATTATGGCTCCATAGATTTGGAAAAGTTTCCTTTAAGTACTTGGGGTAAATGTATCAAATTAGCGATGGAGGAAGAGTTAGCTATTTTACAATATGGAGTACCTCAAGGAGATTTCTTATTAAGGGGAGAAATTAGAAAGTATGTAGCTCAATCGCGTGGAATAACATGTAGCGAAAAGCAAATATTTATTTGTAATGGTACTCAACAAGCAGTGTCATTTATTGTACAGTTATTAAATTTAATGAAACAACCAGTGTATTTTGAAAATCCTGGATATAATGAAGTTCGAAATATCCTTGAAAAGTGGCAGTGTGACATCCTACCCGTACCTATAGAGTCTGATGGAATTAATCTAAATACCATCTATAATGGGCAAGCAAAAGTTGCATATGTTACGCCTTCACATCAATTTCCATTAGGTATGATTTTACCTATACAGAAACGGTTGGATCTATTAAAGTGGGCGAAAAATCAAAATACCTATATTATTGAAGATGACTATAATAGTGAATTCCGATATACAGGAAAACCGATTCCATCTTTAAAATCATTAGATAAGTTAGATAAGGTTATTTATCTAGGAACATTCTCAAAAAGTTTACTTCCAGCTGTTAGATGTTGTTATATGATTCTTCCTGATTCTCTTATCGAAAATGCACAAAAGATGATTCATCAACAAACACAAAACTGTTCTCCCATTTTACAAAGGGCAATTGCTATTTTTATGAGGGATGGTTATTTTCAAAAGCATGTAAGAAGAATGAAAACAACCTATCAAAAGAAGCAACAAACACTAGTACAAGCAATTAAAGAGCAATTTAAGGATGAAGTTGAAATAATAGGTCAACAAGGCGGATTACATATATTATTAAAATTTAAGCATGCAGATGTAGATCAACTAATAGAACGTGCTAAGATTGCTGGTGTCAAAATATATTCTCCCAAAAAACATTGGATTGATTCTGATGAAATGTCCTATTTAATGCTTGGTTTTGGTGGGCTACCGAATGAAGAAATTTTAAAGGGAATAATGATTATAGGTAGTTGTTTTGATAAAATGAATAGTTGA
- a CDS encoding AbrB family transcriptional regulator, whose amino-acid sequence MGIVGVIIFKLIHAPVPYLLGPMLGVLLANRIFHVNLFWPKQLQIAGLIVIGYSLGITFNKEILKAMLIDIPLMFIVTSILCAFSCIFAFLISKYGKIDYPTALTSSVPGGLTQIVIFAQDMEGVNLSTVTFFHTIRVIMVVILVPFIVHLPFLSSNGSPTASTIHTTLETLNWRHFLIYIVLCTIAALFGKKVKLPAAYLLGPIIITILLNLTLLPASSMPPGLLNISQFVVGIHIGLLLHPESLNDKKKQLVFAFLSSMVLILVSFIMSILIMRNLEHTSIITGFLSLAPGGMDQMGIIGHEVHADVATITIYQLFRILYIYLFIPPVLTVVNKRYQKRV is encoded by the coding sequence ATTGGTATAGTCGGTGTAATTATTTTTAAATTAATTCATGCTCCAGTTCCATATTTACTTGGTCCAATGCTAGGCGTATTATTAGCGAATCGAATTTTTCATGTTAACTTATTTTGGCCTAAACAGCTACAAATTGCAGGACTTATTGTAATTGGATATTCACTTGGAATCACTTTTAATAAAGAAATCTTGAAAGCGATGCTTATAGATATCCCTCTTATGTTTATTGTAACGTCCATTTTGTGTGCATTTAGCTGTATTTTTGCATTCCTTATTTCAAAATATGGGAAAATTGATTATCCAACAGCATTAACGAGTAGTGTACCTGGTGGGTTAACTCAAATCGTCATTTTTGCTCAAGATATGGAAGGAGTCAATCTTTCTACCGTTACTTTTTTTCATACTATTCGAGTAATTATGGTTGTAATATTGGTTCCGTTTATTGTTCATCTGCCTTTTTTATCTTCAAATGGTAGCCCAACAGCATCTACCATACATACGACTTTAGAAACATTAAATTGGCGTCATTTCCTAATTTATATAGTTCTGTGTACGATTGCCGCACTTTTTGGTAAAAAAGTAAAGTTACCAGCTGCATATTTACTAGGTCCCATCATCATTACTATATTATTAAATCTAACTTTATTACCGGCTTCTTCAATGCCTCCTGGATTACTAAATATAAGTCAATTTGTTGTTGGAATCCATATTGGTCTACTGTTGCATCCTGAGTCATTAAATGATAAAAAGAAACAACTTGTTTTTGCCTTCTTAAGCAGTATGGTATTAATTTTAGTCTCTTTTATAATGAGTATATTGATTATGAGAAACTTAGAACATACTTCTATTATTACCGGCTTCCTATCTCTAGCTCCAGGCGGTATGGACCAAATGGGTATTATTGGGCATGAAGTTCATGCTGATGTTGCCACAATCACAATCTACCAGTTATTTAGAATTCTTTATATTTATCTCTTTATTCCACCTGTGTTAACAGTTGTTAATAAGAGATATCAAAAAAGAGTGTAG
- a CDS encoding cob(I)yrinic acid a,c-diamide adenosyltransferase — MAQQGLFLIYTGEGKGKTTASLGVTLRAIGRGLHVKYMQFIKSPERTYGEALALRKLGVEMEQMGIGFTWTKIPEEHREALRLAWQKAKKALADPSIDLLVLDELNNALSIDKFPIDDVLPLQEVIEAIQNRPTTMHLVITGRNARQELMDLADLVSTIDATKHYYERGIPAVKGLEF; from the coding sequence ATGGCACAACAAGGCTTATTTTTGATCTATACTGGAGAGGGAAAAGGAAAAACAACGGCATCACTAGGTGTAACCCTTCGAGCAATCGGGAGAGGTTTACATGTGAAATATATGCAATTTATCAAATCACCTGAACGTACATATGGAGAAGCATTAGCCCTACGAAAATTAGGCGTAGAAATGGAACAAATGGGCATTGGTTTTACTTGGACAAAAATACCAGAAGAACATCGTGAAGCTTTACGATTAGCTTGGCAAAAAGCAAAAAAGGCACTTGCAGATCCTTCAATTGACTTATTAGTTCTTGATGAATTAAATAATGCTTTATCGATTGATAAATTTCCAATCGATGATGTTCTCCCGCTACAAGAAGTAATAGAGGCTATTCAAAATCGCCCTACAACTATGCATCTTGTCATTACTGGTCGAAATGCAAGACAGGAATTGATGGATTTGGCTGATTTAGTATCAACGATTGATGCGACAAAGCATTACTATGAAAGAGGAATTCCTGCAGTAAAAGGTTTAGAATTTTAA
- a CDS encoding DUF485 domain-containing protein: protein MSQDLSSALEKDHALGQEHAKKNSAKRAKQDFTAEEYVIISESSEYKALVKKKSGFIVPISILFLALYILLPILTSFTSALDGKAIGDITWVWLYSLGLFIMTWVLCMTYVKKANSFDEDASKIIEKAKDGGYK, encoded by the coding sequence ATGAGTCAAGATCTATCGAGTGCATTAGAGAAAGATCATGCATTGGGACAAGAACATGCTAAAAAGAATTCTGCTAAGAGGGCAAAACAAGATTTTACAGCAGAAGAATATGTAATAATTTCAGAAAGTTCTGAATATAAAGCGCTTGTGAAAAAGAAAAGTGGATTTATAGTACCTATTTCAATTTTATTTTTAGCCCTATATATTTTACTTCCAATTTTAACTTCATTTACATCTGCTTTAGATGGTAAAGCAATTGGAGATATTACATGGGTATGGCTTTATTCTTTAGGTCTATTCATCATGACATGGGTTTTATGTATGACTTATGTTAAAAAGGCAAATTCATTTGATGAAGATGCATCTAAAATCATTGAAAAGGCTAAGGATGGTGGATATAAATGA
- a CDS encoding pyridoxamine 5'-phosphate oxidase family protein translates to MRMKSRICQDAQKIEQFLLKADTGFLGLALNNEPYIVPLNYVWFEGSVYLHGASEGKKVNFIKENKNATFVISKSEGTMVSPIPAETDTAYLSIMLFGEIQIVNDLREATKAMQALLDKYVTGYYNSPLSLKHVERYRSSLGSTTCIFKLRPNEITAKENIIINDQLYYPGRNVSTE, encoded by the coding sequence ATGCGAATGAAATCAAGAATTTGTCAAGACGCACAAAAAATAGAACAATTTTTATTGAAGGCAGATACAGGATTTCTTGGATTAGCTTTAAACAATGAACCTTATATTGTTCCATTAAATTATGTATGGTTTGAAGGAAGTGTTTATTTACATGGAGCTTCTGAGGGAAAAAAAGTAAACTTCATCAAGGAAAATAAAAATGCTACTTTTGTAATTAGTAAGAGTGAAGGAACAATGGTATCACCTATCCCTGCAGAAACAGATACAGCTTACTTAAGTATTATGCTGTTTGGTGAAATTCAAATTGTAAATGATTTAAGGGAAGCAACTAAAGCGATGCAAGCATTATTAGACAAATATGTAACAGGCTATTATAATTCTCCGCTTTCGTTAAAACATGTGGAGCGATATCGTTCTTCTCTTGGGAGTACGACTTGTATTTTTAAGCTAAGGCCAAATGAAATCACTGCAAAAGAAAATATAATAATTAATGACCAATTATATTATCCTGGAAGAAATGTATCAACAGAATAA
- a CDS encoding NAD(P)-binding protein translates to MANYYPMMLNIEGRAALVVGGGAVATRKVTSLLKAQAQVTVISPELSPELKQLAEEDTIQWKKKCFTPDDLNDAFLIIAATNSSKTNEQVAQYASKQQLCNIVDCEELSQFIVPSVVQRGPLTIAVSTSGANPKLAKEIKKELEAQYDDSYEDYIEFLQKARRQIIDEVKDSKQKSYLLQELLDSQFLTLTKTKQLKEREQLFEKLLKKGTIQ, encoded by the coding sequence ATGGCTAATTATTATCCAATGATGTTGAATATAGAAGGTCGAGCGGCTCTAGTTGTTGGTGGGGGTGCAGTTGCAACACGTAAAGTAACGAGTTTATTAAAAGCCCAAGCTCAAGTAACAGTAATTAGCCCAGAACTTTCACCAGAACTAAAACAATTAGCGGAAGAAGACACTATTCAATGGAAAAAGAAATGCTTTACGCCAGATGATTTAAACGATGCATTTTTGATCATTGCAGCTACCAATTCTTCTAAAACGAATGAACAGGTAGCTCAATATGCAAGCAAACAACAGCTTTGTAATATTGTAGATTGTGAAGAGCTCAGTCAATTTATTGTCCCTTCAGTGGTGCAACGTGGGCCATTAACAATTGCTGTCTCGACATCAGGTGCAAATCCAAAACTCGCAAAAGAAATTAAAAAAGAATTAGAAGCTCAATATGACGATTCATATGAAGATTATATAGAATTCTTACAAAAAGCAAGACGTCAAATTATTGATGAAGTAAAAGATTCGAAGCAAAAAAGTTATCTCTTACAAGAATTACTCGATTCACAGTTTCTAACATTAACAAAAACAAAACAATTAAAAGAACGTGAACAACTATTTGAAAAATTGTTGAAAAAGGGGACGATTCAATGA
- a CDS encoding nitroreductase family protein has translation MTIIEAIKERRAIRNYADRPVEKEKIKKLLEIATYAPNDRLRQPWHFYVIQGEAMKRYEEMATEYLQQRFPTKPHLVESSLKVVTITPVAIIVTSALIPDKPDDSDDNIFATCCAIHSMWLAAQELGLGFVWRTRGVGLVHDERMHHFIGSPENEKVIGTIFIGYPEEGTEVPATTRIPFDEKTTWL, from the coding sequence ATGACGATTATTGAAGCGATTAAAGAACGAAGAGCAATCCGAAATTATGCAGATCGCCCTGTTGAGAAAGAAAAGATTAAAAAATTATTGGAAATAGCTACTTATGCACCAAATGATCGATTACGTCAACCATGGCATTTCTACGTGATCCAAGGTGAGGCGATGAAGCGCTATGAAGAAATGGCGACCGAATACTTACAACAACGGTTCCCAACAAAACCACATTTAGTAGAAAGTTCTTTAAAAGTTGTAACAATTACACCAGTAGCCATTATTGTTACATCAGCGTTAATTCCAGATAAACCAGATGATTCTGATGATAATATTTTTGCAACTTGCTGTGCAATCCATTCCATGTGGTTAGCCGCACAAGAGTTAGGTTTAGGATTTGTATGGAGAACTCGAGGCGTAGGGTTAGTCCATGACGAACGTATGCATCACTTTATCGGTTCACCAGAAAATGAAAAAGTAATTGGAACAATCTTCATCGGTTATCCTGAAGAAGGTACAGAAGTTCCCGCAACTACAAGAATTCCATTTGATGAAAAAACGACGTGGTTATAA
- a CDS encoding MATE family efflux transporter yields the protein MSETNIKLQETPIHKLFISYLFPSLFGMILMAVNILVDGIFVSNGVGALALAGINIAVPIFSILLSISLWIGIGGATLYSIEMGKGNIEKARSIFTQSIMMTVLIVGFLVVLCLWKQEQIAYLFGASSKVLPYVADYLHVILLFGLVYVLENILSIFVRNDGNPKLAMIGLITTSILNIILNYVFIFKMNMGVKGAAYATALSTIVGLLVLLVHFINKNSNLKFTHLHFNITTCSEILKIGSPSFITEGSAAIVVIGYNITFSHFAGEIGVSSYAIVNYLHAVFIMIFIGIGAAIQPIVSFNFGARLKERIEQVLKLGLKTGITFGALILAVGWGFGKQLIALFGVTDPDVIAYAQNGIYLFFIGYLFLSFNLIHAEYYQAIKKIRLSMMIIVMRSLVIFLPLLYILPSMFNSKSIWLAFPIAEGLTALGIIIFKWSTNVSVSTNSASIEEKQSVIH from the coding sequence ATGAGCGAAACGAATATTAAATTACAAGAAACGCCTATTCACAAGTTGTTTATTTCTTATTTATTTCCATCATTGTTTGGTATGATTTTAATGGCTGTCAATATTTTGGTGGATGGCATTTTTGTTAGTAATGGTGTAGGTGCATTAGCCCTTGCAGGTATTAATATTGCAGTTCCTATTTTCTCTATTTTACTTTCCATCTCTTTATGGATTGGAATAGGCGGTGCGACTTTGTATTCAATCGAAATGGGAAAAGGCAATATTGAAAAAGCAAGATCTATTTTTACGCAAAGTATTATGATGACTGTTTTAATTGTTGGTTTTTTGGTTGTTCTTTGTCTTTGGAAGCAAGAACAAATAGCGTATTTATTTGGCGCAAGTTCAAAAGTATTGCCATATGTTGCAGATTATTTACATGTAATCCTACTTTTTGGTCTTGTTTATGTATTAGAAAATATCTTAAGTATTTTTGTGCGGAATGATGGTAATCCAAAACTAGCTATGATTGGATTGATCACTACTTCAATACTGAATATTATCTTGAATTATGTATTCATTTTTAAGATGAACATGGGCGTAAAAGGAGCTGCATATGCAACTGCTTTATCTACTATCGTAGGATTGCTGGTACTACTTGTTCATTTTATCAATAAGAATAGTAATTTGAAATTTACACATTTACATTTTAACATAACCACTTGCTCGGAAATACTTAAAATAGGTTCTCCAAGTTTTATAACTGAAGGTTCAGCTGCAATTGTTGTTATAGGTTATAATATTACTTTTAGCCATTTTGCCGGTGAAATAGGTGTCTCATCTTATGCTATTGTAAACTATTTACATGCAGTTTTCATAATGATCTTCATTGGTATAGGTGCCGCAATTCAACCCATTGTAAGCTTTAACTTTGGGGCTCGTTTAAAAGAGCGAATTGAACAGGTATTAAAGTTAGGGTTAAAAACCGGGATTACTTTTGGCGCGTTAATTTTAGCTGTAGGTTGGGGTTTTGGAAAGCAACTAATCGCTCTATTTGGTGTTACAGATCCAGATGTAATTGCCTATGCTCAAAATGGCATTTACCTATTTTTTATAGGCTATTTATTTTTGAGTTTTAATTTAATCCATGCAGAATACTATCAAGCCATTAAGAAAATAAGACTTTCTATGATGATAATTGTCATGAGAAGTTTAGTGATTTTTTTACCACTACTTTATATTTTACCTTCAATGTTTAATAGTAAATCTATTTGGTTGGCATTCCCGATTGCAGAAGGATTAACTGCCTTAGGAATTATCATTTTCAAATGGTCAACAAATGTCTCAGTCTCCACAAATTCAGCATCAATAGAAGAAAAACAATCTGTCATACATTAA